From one Humulus lupulus chromosome 8, drHumLupu1.1, whole genome shotgun sequence genomic stretch:
- the LOC133796155 gene encoding E3 ubiquitin-protein ligase At1g63170, giving the protein MDVSSLEPNSETETDQFPLLLERMEGHTSREHTIDITRNDDASSSSSHDDQPPTVDAAPPVDNRPSSSTNVPTYQATSSSTNRLNARSSSFMRRGDGYGRRRRSPLNSALWISVELFVTVSQIIASVVVLSLSRDENPQAPLFAWIVGYASGCVAMLPILYWRFRNRNRSTQQDSTRPEQGSSQNNPPELTSYTAILVNQPSDLDNNQPSESPTRNNQTGGSFSTRFNGFVDHFKMALDCFFAVWFVVGNVWIFGGHSSPSDAPKLYRLCIVFLTFSCIGYAMPFILCATICCCLPCIISVLGIREDLSQTRGATVETINALPTYKFKLKKHGNVDEDDLDSGVGEGGILAAGTEKEREISGEDAVCCICLARYADNDELRELTCTHVFHIECVDKWLKINASCPLCKAELAELIPGSPVARESS; this is encoded by the exons ATGTTTCCTCTCTAGAACCAAATAGTGAGACTGAAACTGATCAATTCCCTTTGTTACTGGAGCGAATGGAAGGCCATACAAGTCGTGAGCACACAATTGACATAACTAGAAACGATGATGCATCATCGAGCTCATCTCATGATGATCAACCTCCAACAGTGGATGCAGCTCCTCCTGTTGACAACAGACCATCAAGCAGTACAAATGTCCCCACTTATCAAGCTACGTCCTCTTCCACAAACCGGTTAAACGCAAGGAGTTCTTCGTTTATGAGGAGAGGGGACGGATATGGTCGTCGTCGAAGGAGCCCCTTGAATTCTGCGTTATGGATTTCAGTGGAGCTCTTTGTCACTGTGAGTCAGATTATAGCATCTGTAGTTGTTTTGTCGTTGTCAAGAGATGAGAACCCACAAGCCCCATTGTTTGCTTGGATTGTTGGTTATGCATCTGGCTGTGTTGCAATGCTTCCTATCCTTTACTGGCGTTTTCGTAACCGCAATCGGAGTACTCAACAAGATTCTACTCGACCCGAACAAGGCTCTTCACAAAATAATCCTCCTGAGCTGACATCTTATACAGCTATTTTGGTTAATCAACCATCAGACCTAGACAATAATCAACCTTCTGAGTCACCCACAAGGAATAACCAAACAGGAGGATCCTTTAGTACAAG GTTTAATGGCTTTGTGGACCATTTCAAGATGGCATTGGATTGCTTCTTTGCTGTCTGGTTTGTGGTGGGCAATGTGTGGATTTTTGGAGGTCACTCTTCCCCCTCTGATGCTCCTAAATTATATAG GTTATGCATAGTGTTCCTTACCTTCAGTTGCATAGGATATGCTATGCCTTTCATATTGTGCGCAACAATATGTTGCTGCTTGCCTTGCATAATTTCTGTGCTGGGCATTCGAGAGGATCTTTCTCAAACAAGGGGAGCCACTGTTGAAACAATTAATGCCCTGCCAACCTACAAGTTCAAGTTAAAGAAGCATGGGAATGTTGATGAAGATGACCTTGATTCTGGGGTAGGTGAAGGTGGGATCTTGGCTGCGGGTACGGAAAAGGAGCGTGAAATTTCAGGGGAAGATGCG GTTTGCTGTATATGCTTGGCAAGATATGCAGATAATGACGAGCTGCGGGAATTAACATGTACTCATGTCTTCCATATTGAATGCGTGGACAAATGGTTAAAAATCAACGCATCATGTCCTCTATGTAAAGCAGAGCTTGCTGAGCTCATCCCAGGTTCACCGGTGGCAAGAGAGTCCAGCTAG